One part of the Mycobacteriales bacterium genome encodes these proteins:
- a CDS encoding zinc-dependent alcohol dehydrogenase family protein, whose amino-acid sequence MQAVVIQEPGKIEVTEVPDPAPGARDVIVSVAGCGICGTDLHILEGEFAPTLPVIPGHEFAGEVVAVGPEVPADRIRVGDQVAVDPSLHCGECYYCRRGRGNLCENWAAIGVSTSGGAAEYAKAPFANCYKLPEGVSTADAALIEPLSCAVRGFDVLAPHLADHVLIYGAGTMGLMMMELAKRAGASTVEVVDLNPARLETARLLGCTATAASPDELDRPRGWDVVVDCTGVVAAIEDGLSRVAPGGTFQQFGVSAEGAKATFSPYRIYNKEIRIVGSMAVLHSFE is encoded by the coding sequence ATGCAGGCTGTCGTCATCCAGGAGCCGGGCAAGATCGAGGTCACCGAGGTGCCGGACCCGGCACCGGGGGCACGCGACGTCATCGTGTCGGTCGCCGGCTGCGGGATCTGCGGGACCGACCTGCACATCCTGGAGGGCGAGTTCGCGCCGACGCTGCCGGTGATCCCCGGGCACGAGTTCGCCGGCGAGGTCGTCGCGGTCGGGCCCGAGGTGCCCGCCGACCGGATCCGGGTCGGGGACCAGGTCGCGGTCGACCCGTCCCTCCACTGTGGAGAGTGCTACTACTGCCGGCGCGGACGCGGGAACCTCTGCGAGAACTGGGCCGCGATCGGGGTCTCCACCTCCGGCGGCGCCGCCGAGTACGCCAAGGCGCCGTTCGCCAACTGCTACAAGCTCCCCGAGGGAGTGTCCACAGCGGACGCCGCGCTGATCGAGCCGCTGTCCTGCGCGGTCCGCGGGTTCGACGTGCTCGCCCCGCACCTGGCCGATCACGTCCTCATCTACGGCGCCGGCACGATGGGCCTGATGATGATGGAGCTGGCCAAACGGGCCGGAGCGTCCACCGTGGAGGTCGTCGACCTCAACCCGGCCCGGCTGGAGACGGCCCGGCTGCTCGGCTGCACGGCCACCGCGGCGTCGCCGGACGAGCTGGACCGCCCGCGCGGCTGGGACGTCGTGGTCGACTGCACCGGCGTGGTCGCGGCGATCGAGGACGGGCTGTCGCGGGTCGCGCCGGGTGGCACGTTCCAGCAGTTCGGGGTGTCGGCGGAGGGCGCGAAGGCCACCTTCTCGCCGTACCGGATCTACAACAAGGAGATCCGGATCGTCGGCTCGATGGCGGTGCTGCACAGCTTCGAG